The window ACGTCATCTACGAAATGCACGTCGGCACGTTCACGCACGCCGGTACCTTCGACGCGGCCATCGAGCCCCTCGCCCCGCTGGCAGAGTTAGGCATCACCGCGGTCGAGCTCATGCCGGTTGCGCAGTTTCCGGGGACGCGCAACTGGGGCTACGATGGCGTGCACCTCTTTGCGCCGCAGAACAGCTACGGCGGCCCGGACGGGTTGCGGCGGTTCGTCGACGCGGCCCACGCGCTCGGCCTCGCCGTCGTGCTCGACGTCGTCTACAACCACATCGGACCGGAGGGGTCGCCGCTCCACGAGTTCGGGCCGTACATCTCGACCGTACATCGTTCTCCATGGGGGGCATCGTTCGACCTCGACGGCCCGTCGCCATCGCACGCCGACGTGCGGCGCTACGTGATCGACAACGCGCTCTACTGGATCGTCGAATACCACATCGATGCCTTGCGGCTCGATGCCGTGCCGGCGATCCGCGACGACAGCACGCCGCACATCGTCCAGGAGATCGCGGCTGCCGTGCACGCCGAGTCGTCAGTGCTCGGCCGGCGCGTGCAGGTGATCGCCGAGAACGACGTGATGGACCCGCGCCTCGTGCGGCCGGTCACGTTAGGCGGGCTCGGCCTCGACGCGCAGTGGAGCGACGACTTCCAGCGCGGCGCGCACGTCGCGCTGACGGGCGAACGCACCGCGTGGTATCGCGGCGTGCGCGGCGCCGCCGACGTTGCCGCCGCGCTCGAGCGATGCTCCACCCAGCGATCGCCGCGCGGTGCATCGAGCGCGCCGGCCGCCGACGTGCCGCCCGACCGCTTCATCTTCTATGTGCAGAACCACGACCAGGTGGGCAACCGCGCGCGCGGCGAACGGCTTGCCGCGCTCGTGTCGCCCGAGCGGCGCGCCACGGCAACGGCGCTGCTGCTGTTGTCGCCGTACATTCCGTTAGTCTTCATGGGCGAGGAATACGGCGAGACGCGCCCGTTCCTGTATTTCGTGAGCCACGAGAGCGACGCGCTCTGTGCGTCCGTCCGCCAGGGCCGGCTGCGCGAAATTGTCGAGCGCGGCGAGTCCGTCGATGTGCCGCCGCCCGATCCAGCCGATCCGATGACGTTCGAGCGATCGCGTCTCGATCGCGCGGGCGCCGGCGCCACGTCGCGCATGGCGCTCGCGCTGTTCCGCGACCTCCTCGCCATCCGGCGCGAAGAGCGCGCGCTCCAACCCGGCCGCGCGGCACTGACGGCCGCCGTCGCTCCGGATGGCGCGTGGCTCACCGTCGAGTTGCGCCCAACGGACGGCCACGCCCACACGCTCTTCGCCGCGTACAACTTCTCGGACACCGACCACCTCGTCCCCGTCCCGACGCCGCCCTCCGGGCGATTGTGGCGGCTCCGGTTCTCCACCCGCAACGCACGCTACGGCGGGCCGAGCGACACGCCGCGCCTAACGAAGCGGATGGACGGGGCCCCGCGCGTCCGCGTGCTCCCCGAAAGCGCCGCGCTCTATCGCCTCGAGGAACGCTGACCATGCGCGTCTGGCCCGGCCAACCGTACCCGCTCGGCGCGACCTGGGATGGCGAAGGCGCCAACTTCGCCATTTTCTCCGAGAACGCCAGCGGCGTCGAGCTGTGCTTGTTCAGCGGACCCGATGATGCCGTCGAGAGCACGCGCATTGCCCTGCGCGAGCGCAACGACCAGATCTGGCACTGCTACCTGCCCGACGTGCGGCCGGGCCAGCTCTACGGCTATCGCGTGCACGGCCCATATCGTCCCGAAGAAGGCCATCGCTTCAATCCATCGTGCCTGCTCATCGATCCCTACGCGAAAGCGATCGGCGGCGCGATCCGGTGGAGCGATGCGCTGTTCGGTTATCAGGTCGGCAGCCCGCTGCAAGATCTCGAAATGAATCACTCCAACAGCGCGGGCCACGTTCCCAAGAGCGTGGTGATCGACTCGGCGTTCACCTGGAGCGGCGACCGGCCGCCGCGCACGCCGTGGCATCGCACGGTGATCTACGAGTGCCACGTGAAAGGATTGACCAAACGGCACCCGCAGGTGCCGGAGCACGTCCGGGGAACCTACCTCGGCCTGGCCTCGGACGCGATCATCGATCACCTCCTTTCGTTAGGCGTAACCGCCGTCGAGCTGCTGCCCGTCCACCATTTCGCCATCGACCATCGGCTGGCCGAACACGGCCTGACGAACTACTGGGGGTACAATTCCATCGGCTTCTTCGCGCCCGATGTGCGGTACGCCGGCGGCGCCATGGGCCGCCAAGTCGGTGAATTCAAGTCGATGGTCAAGACGCTCCATTCCGCCGGCATCGAGGTGATCCTCGACGTCGTCTACAACCACACGGCGGAAGGCAACCACCTCGGCCCAACGCTGTCGCTCCGCGGCATCGACAACTCGGCGTACTACCGGCTCGACCCGAAGAATCCGCGCTACTACGTCGACTTCACCGGCACCGGGAACTCGCTCAACATGCAGCATCCGCGGACGGTCCAGCTCATCATGGACTCGCTCCGCTACTGGGTGACCGAGATGCACGTCGATGGCTTCCGCTTCGACCTCGCGCCCGTGCTCGCGCGCGAGCTGTACGAAGTCAATCGGCTGGCGACGTTCTTCGACATCATCCACCAGGATCCCGTGCTCTCGCGCGTCAAGCTCATCGCCGAGCCGTGGGACATCGGACCCGGCGGCTATCAGGTGGGCAACTTTCCCATCGGGTGGGCGGAATGGAACGGCAAGTATCGCGATGACGTGCGGCGCTTCTGGCGCGGCGACTCGGGCATGGTGGGCGATCTCGCATCGCGGCTGTCCGGCAGCAGCGACATCTATCAATGGAGCGACCGGCCGACCTACGCAAGCATCAACTTCGTCACCGCGCACGACGGCTTCACGTTGCGCGACCTGGTGAGCTACGAGCGGAAGCACAACCTGCCTAACGGAGAGGACAACCGCGACGGCGCCGACGCCAACTACAGCCGCAACTGGGGCGTCGAAGGCGCGACGCACGACCCGCGCATCCTGGCCCGCCGCGAGCGCGTGATGCGCAACCTCATGG is drawn from Gemmatimonadaceae bacterium and contains these coding sequences:
- the glgX gene encoding glycogen debranching protein GlgX; this translates as MRVWPGQPYPLGATWDGEGANFAIFSENASGVELCLFSGPDDAVESTRIALRERNDQIWHCYLPDVRPGQLYGYRVHGPYRPEEGHRFNPSCLLIDPYAKAIGGAIRWSDALFGYQVGSPLQDLEMNHSNSAGHVPKSVVIDSAFTWSGDRPPRTPWHRTVIYECHVKGLTKRHPQVPEHVRGTYLGLASDAIIDHLLSLGVTAVELLPVHHFAIDHRLAEHGLTNYWGYNSIGFFAPDVRYAGGAMGRQVGEFKSMVKTLHSAGIEVILDVVYNHTAEGNHLGPTLSLRGIDNSAYYRLDPKNPRYYVDFTGTGNSLNMQHPRTVQLIMDSLRYWVTEMHVDGFRFDLAPVLARELYEVNRLATFFDIIHQDPVLSRVKLIAEPWDIGPGGYQVGNFPIGWAEWNGKYRDDVRRFWRGDSGMVGDLASRLSGSSDIYQWSDRPTYASINFVTAHDGFTLRDLVSYERKHNLPNGEDNRDGADANYSRNWGVEGATHDPRILARRERVMRNLMATLAFSEGVPMLSHGDEMGRTQYGNNNAYAQDNETTWVDWSLEARQRAMLDFTRRVFSIRQKNPVLRRRSFLRGQALDASGAKDLSWIHPDGREMTDADWHDAGAHVLGMLINGDASDDIDDHGRPIKGDSLLLIVNNQEEMRRFTLPTMPMLGTWVEMLHTAGRQGATTGEHDTTLPPFSLVLLRYGPAGGGDR
- the treZ gene encoding malto-oligosyltrehalose trehalohydrolase; amino-acid sequence: MNAPLLSPRAAASGASWALDRGASVRRAGTAFRVWAPFAPTVDVVASNRRFPLEPAGGGIFEGVVANLAAGDDYAYSLGGGPPWPDPVSRHQPHGVRGPSRIVDPRAFEWHDARWTGRAGSEYVIYEMHVGTFTHAGTFDAAIEPLAPLAELGITAVELMPVAQFPGTRNWGYDGVHLFAPQNSYGGPDGLRRFVDAAHALGLAVVLDVVYNHIGPEGSPLHEFGPYISTVHRSPWGASFDLDGPSPSHADVRRYVIDNALYWIVEYHIDALRLDAVPAIRDDSTPHIVQEIAAAVHAESSVLGRRVQVIAENDVMDPRLVRPVTLGGLGLDAQWSDDFQRGAHVALTGERTAWYRGVRGAADVAAALERCSTQRSPRGASSAPAADVPPDRFIFYVQNHDQVGNRARGERLAALVSPERRATATALLLLSPYIPLVFMGEEYGETRPFLYFVSHESDALCASVRQGRLREIVERGESVDVPPPDPADPMTFERSRLDRAGAGATSRMALALFRDLLAIRREERALQPGRAALTAAVAPDGAWLTVELRPTDGHAHTLFAAYNFSDTDHLVPVPTPPSGRLWRLRFSTRNARYGGPSDTPRLTKRMDGAPRVRVLPESAALYRLEER